From Enhydrobacter sp., the proteins below share one genomic window:
- a CDS encoding DUF2948 family protein: MEKLKLSALDADDLAVISAAVQDSLVAVRDCAYFAGERRFVLLLNRFCWEAHPGIETRYWRTHSALVFNEVDAVHHHRIPLDEPDRMLELLAVALESERSALLRFAAGRAIRLEIGRLACHLGDVGEAWPTPWKPAHPVE; the protein is encoded by the coding sequence ATGGAGAAGCTGAAGCTCTCGGCGCTCGACGCCGACGATCTCGCGGTGATCTCGGCGGCGGTACAGGACTCCCTGGTGGCGGTGCGCGACTGCGCCTATTTCGCCGGCGAGCGGCGGTTCGTTCTGCTTTTGAACCGGTTCTGCTGGGAGGCCCATCCCGGCATCGAGACCCGCTACTGGCGGACTCATTCGGCCCTGGTGTTCAACGAGGTCGACGCCGTCCACCATCACAGGATCCCGCTCGACGAGCCCGACCGGATGCTGGAGCTGCTGGCCGTCGCTCTCGAAAGCGAGCGCTCGGCGCTGCTGCGCTTCGCCGCCGGCCGGGCCATTCGGCTGGAAATCGGCCGGCTCGCATGCCATTTGGGGGATGTCGGGGAGGCTTGGCCCACCCCATGGAAGCCCGCCCATCCGGTCGAATAG
- a CDS encoding HIT domain-containing protein, with amino-acid sequence MTYHSPCPFCSKIENRERAVLQNDHAWAFLTHTPIVPGHVLICPIRCVATVDELDRDELSALFELRSRLKIALIDAFGAEGFNFAWNEEFVAGQTVSHVHLHMLPRKTGDAGILGYEPRKFLYRPGSREPSPSAELVAVARSVREAVIRLQSLPTRSSGKATTRVPLQ; translated from the coding sequence ATGACCTATCACTCACCCTGCCCCTTCTGCAGCAAGATCGAGAACCGTGAGCGCGCGGTGCTTCAAAACGATCATGCGTGGGCGTTCCTCACCCACACACCGATTGTCCCTGGCCACGTTTTGATTTGCCCAATCAGATGCGTCGCGACAGTTGATGAACTTGATAGGGATGAATTGTCGGCTCTCTTTGAATTGCGCAGTCGCCTCAAGATTGCACTGATCGACGCTTTCGGAGCCGAAGGCTTCAACTTTGCATGGAATGAGGAGTTTGTGGCGGGCCAAACAGTGTCCCACGTCCATCTCCACATGCTGCCGCGCAAGACGGGTGATGCTGGCATCCTGGGCTATGAACCTCGCAAATTTCTGTATCGCCCCGGGAGCAGGGAGCCCAGTCCTAGTGCGGAGCTTGTGGCAGTCGCCCGCTCCGTTCGTGAAGCGGTAATCAGACTTCAATCGCTCCCAACCCGATCCTCTGGAAAGGCAACGACACGCGTTCCGCTCCAGTAG
- a CDS encoding AlpA family phage regulatory protein, translated as MRLLSKRQLKELVLYSPQHVQRLENAGKFPKRVRLGNGPRARVGWLEAEVLDWLRQRIDARDVPTDTSR; from the coding sequence ATGCGGTTACTATCGAAGCGTCAGCTTAAAGAGTTGGTTCTGTATTCTCCGCAGCATGTTCAGCGGCTGGAGAACGCCGGCAAGTTCCCGAAGCGCGTGCGCCTAGGGAACGGCCCGCGCGCTCGGGTCGGCTGGCTTGAAGCGGAGGTGCTGGACTGGCTCAGACAGCGGATCGACGCCAGAGACGTGCCCACCGACACTTCCCGTTAG
- the hisD gene encoding histidinol dehydrogenase — MPPEGPLRLDASAPGFERDFAAFLARNRDTDENVDRVVADIIADVRARGDAAVLEYTKKFDRLDTDVKGLRISHAEREKAAARVPATEREALVFAAQRIEAFHRALLPRDVDFTDATGTRLGARYRPIDAVGVYVPGGTAAYPSSVLMNIVPAKVAGVPRVVMVVPTPDGVLNPLVMLAANIAGADEVWRIGGAQAVAALAYGTQSIPPVDKITGPGNAYVAAAKRRVFGQVGIDLIAGPSEILVVADRHNDPAWIAADLLSQAEHDPSSQSVLIADDATFADEVARAVDAALKVLPRAAIAGASWRGNGAILLVRDLADAPALVDRIAAEHVELAMEPAVAAALADRIRHAGAIFIGRHTPEAIGDYVAGTNHVLPTSRAARFSGGLGVADFLKRTSIVACTPESLAALAPAAMALAEAEGLGAHGRSVSIRLNRRS; from the coding sequence GTGCCGCCTGAAGGTCCGTTGAGGCTCGACGCCTCGGCGCCGGGTTTCGAAAGAGACTTCGCGGCCTTCCTGGCGCGCAATCGCGACACCGACGAGAACGTCGACCGTGTCGTGGCGGACATCATCGCCGACGTGCGGGCGCGCGGCGACGCGGCGGTGCTCGAGTACACGAAGAAGTTCGACCGTCTCGACACCGACGTCAAAGGCCTGCGCATCTCTCACGCCGAACGCGAGAAAGCCGCGGCCCGGGTGCCGGCGACGGAGCGCGAGGCGCTGGTGTTTGCTGCCCAGCGCATCGAGGCGTTCCATCGCGCGCTGCTGCCCCGGGACGTCGACTTCACCGACGCGACGGGCACGCGCCTTGGCGCGCGTTACCGGCCGATCGATGCGGTCGGCGTCTACGTGCCGGGCGGAACGGCGGCCTATCCCTCGTCGGTGCTGATGAACATCGTGCCGGCCAAGGTGGCGGGCGTGCCGCGCGTCGTCATGGTCGTGCCGACGCCCGACGGCGTGCTCAATCCGCTGGTCATGCTGGCGGCAAACATCGCCGGCGCCGACGAGGTGTGGCGCATCGGCGGCGCGCAGGCGGTGGCCGCGCTCGCCTACGGCACGCAGTCGATCCCGCCGGTCGACAAGATCACCGGGCCCGGCAACGCCTACGTCGCCGCCGCCAAGCGCCGCGTGTTCGGCCAGGTCGGCATCGACCTGATCGCCGGCCCGTCGGAGATCCTGGTCGTCGCCGACCGCCACAACGATCCGGCGTGGATCGCCGCCGACCTGCTGTCGCAGGCCGAGCACGACCCGTCCTCGCAGTCGGTCCTGATCGCCGACGACGCGACGTTCGCCGACGAGGTGGCGCGGGCGGTCGATGCGGCGCTGAAGGTCCTGCCGCGCGCGGCGATCGCCGGTGCGAGCTGGCGCGGCAACGGCGCCATCCTCCTGGTGCGCGACCTCGCCGACGCGCCAGCCCTCGTCGACCGCATCGCCGCCGAGCATGTCGAGCTGGCGATGGAGCCCGCTGTCGCGGCGGCGCTCGCCGACAGGATCCGCCATGCCGGTGCGATCTTCATCGGACGCCACACGCCCGAGGCGATCGGCGACTACGTCGCCGGCACCAACCACGTGCTGCCGACCTCGCGCGCGGCGCGCTTCTCGGGCGGGCTCGGCGTCGCCGACTTCCTGAAGCGCACCTCGATCGTGGCCTGCACGCCGGAGTCGCTGGCCGCCCTCGCCCCCGCGGCGATGGCGCTGGCCGAGGCCGAGGGGCTCGGCGCACATGGCCGCTCGGTCTCGATCCGGCTCAACCGCCGCTCCTGA
- the infA gene encoding translation initiation factor IF-1 yields MAKEDLIEFNGVVAELLPNAMFRVKLDNDHLILAHTSGKMRKNRIRVLAGDRVTVEMTPYDLTKGRITFRFK; encoded by the coding sequence ATGGCCAAGGAAGACCTGATCGAATTCAACGGCGTGGTGGCCGAACTGCTGCCCAACGCCATGTTTCGCGTGAAGCTCGACAACGACCACCTGATCCTCGCCCATACCTCGGGCAAGATGCGCAAGAACCGCATCCGCGTGCTGGCAGGCGATCGCGTCACCGTCGAGATGACGCCCTACGACCTGACCAAGGGCCGCATCACTTTCCGCTTCAAATAG
- the thiL gene encoding thiamine-phosphate kinase, with translation MNDGKLILDLGEKEIIRTIIKPLLNPQGTPDLVGDDCAVIKLTDGQALCISTDRVPADLISFRLGLIDYRQLGNYLAVLNLSDVAAMGAMPIGLLLNLGLPATLSVEHFQDLMLGASRACERYDCRVIGGDLSNASELSISATSIGLTKYENVLRRSGSKVGDRIFCTDALGLTSTAFHYFLDAKNRGLRLSSSDEDVLADQFRSPRARFDVGPPLSLFRGVTCMDNTDGIGQTLLELAEINQVGFELNAEALPIHHLTEKVAAYLGMGVLDIALGPGADFQLLGTLPIELEPAIKHPDLSLKVIGRVVDGSGVHVFERGSRREFVVRGWNYFSAGVPRQSSCAPGSNTKA, from the coding sequence TTGAACGACGGAAAGCTCATTCTTGATCTTGGTGAAAAGGAGATCATCCGCACCATCATCAAGCCCCTCCTCAATCCGCAGGGCACTCCAGATCTTGTAGGTGACGACTGTGCTGTCATCAAATTGACAGACGGTCAGGCGCTATGCATCTCCACCGATCGCGTACCAGCCGACCTCATCAGCTTTCGTCTAGGTTTGATCGACTACAGGCAATTGGGAAACTATCTCGCCGTTTTGAATCTCAGTGACGTTGCCGCTATGGGAGCAATGCCCATTGGCTTGCTCCTGAACCTTGGTCTCCCAGCAACGCTCTCGGTAGAGCATTTTCAAGATCTCATGCTAGGCGCGTCGCGGGCGTGCGAGCGCTATGACTGTAGAGTCATTGGCGGCGATTTGAGCAATGCTTCGGAGCTGAGCATATCGGCCACATCGATAGGCCTTACAAAGTATGAAAATGTCCTTCGAAGAAGCGGCTCGAAAGTTGGCGATCGCATCTTCTGCACAGACGCTCTGGGACTAACCTCTACCGCCTTTCACTATTTCTTGGATGCGAAAAACCGAGGATTGCGGCTGTCGTCGTCGGACGAAGACGTTCTTGCAGATCAATTTAGAAGTCCTCGCGCGCGGTTTGATGTTGGACCACCTCTTTCGCTGTTCCGCGGCGTGACTTGCATGGATAACACGGACGGCATTGGGCAAACGCTCCTTGAGTTGGCGGAAATCAACCAGGTAGGCTTTGAATTGAACGCCGAGGCGCTGCCAATCCACCATCTAACTGAGAAGGTTGCCGCCTATCTTGGAATGGGCGTCCTCGACATAGCCCTTGGACCGGGAGCTGATTTTCAGTTGCTCGGTACTCTTCCGATCGAATTGGAACCGGCCATCAAGCATCCTGATCTAAGCTTGAAGGTGATTGGACGGGTAGTTGACGGCTCAGGTGTGCATGTCTTCGAGCGCGGCAGCAGACGCGAATTCGTCGTTCGCGGGTGGAACTATTTCTCTGCCGGAGTGCCTAGGCAATCCTCCTGTGCGCCAGGATCAAATACGAAGGCCTAG
- a CDS encoding tyrosine-type recombinase/integrase, translating to MALTQFAIQSAKPLDRPYKLSDGGGLHLLIQPNGSKLWRFRYRFAGKENMLAVGIFPRVSLSGARQKRDEAQRLLAQGVDPSQKRKEDKVAASISAANTFGVIAKEYQVKLKEEGRSESTLVKIKWQLEDLASPLTDRPIAQIKSAEILQILQRIEKSGRKDTARRLRGTVGSVFRLAIATLRAENDPTYALRGALSRPNVKHRAAVTDERELGALAQSIDEYDGWPTLKAALQVLLLTMARPGEVRLMRKPELELKKAVWRIPPERTKMRRPHDVPLSKQAVAVLKDISEVSGSDLVFPSIRSNRKPLSENAMNSALRRMGYTKDEVTAHGFRASASTILNERGFNPDVIEAALGHQDEDEVRRAYNRAKYWPERVALLQTWADLLDEFRQPVRKAA from the coding sequence ATGGCTCTCACGCAGTTCGCCATTCAGAGCGCGAAACCGCTTGACAGGCCCTACAAGCTTTCGGACGGCGGCGGCTTGCATCTGCTGATCCAGCCGAACGGCTCAAAGCTTTGGCGCTTTCGGTATCGTTTTGCAGGCAAAGAAAACATGCTCGCAGTCGGCATATTCCCCCGGGTGTCGCTCTCTGGCGCCCGCCAGAAGCGGGATGAGGCGCAACGGCTCCTCGCCCAGGGGGTCGATCCGTCGCAGAAGCGCAAGGAGGACAAGGTCGCCGCGTCGATTTCTGCCGCCAACACCTTCGGTGTCATTGCCAAGGAATACCAAGTCAAACTCAAGGAGGAGGGACGATCCGAATCGACGCTGGTGAAGATCAAGTGGCAGCTCGAGGACCTTGCTTCTCCCCTGACCGATCGCCCTATCGCGCAGATCAAGTCCGCCGAGATCCTGCAGATCCTCCAGCGTATCGAGAAGTCGGGTCGCAAGGATACGGCACGACGGTTGCGTGGGACGGTCGGCTCGGTGTTCCGCCTCGCCATTGCCACCCTCCGAGCGGAGAACGATCCGACCTATGCGCTTCGCGGGGCTCTTTCGAGGCCGAACGTGAAGCATCGCGCGGCCGTGACCGACGAGCGAGAGCTTGGTGCCCTCGCGCAGTCCATCGACGAGTACGACGGCTGGCCGACTCTGAAGGCGGCCCTCCAGGTGCTCCTCCTGACCATGGCACGGCCCGGTGAGGTGCGGCTCATGAGGAAGCCAGAGCTCGAGCTGAAGAAGGCCGTCTGGCGCATACCGCCGGAGCGCACGAAGATGCGCCGCCCTCACGATGTGCCGCTCTCCAAGCAGGCGGTGGCTGTCTTGAAGGATATCTCGGAGGTGTCGGGGAGCGATCTGGTGTTCCCCTCCATCCGCTCAAACCGGAAGCCCCTATCGGAGAATGCCATGAACTCGGCGCTGCGCCGGATGGGCTATACCAAGGATGAGGTGACGGCGCACGGCTTCCGGGCGTCTGCTAGCACTATCTTGAACGAGCGAGGCTTTAACCCGGACGTGATTGAGGCCGCGCTCGGCCACCAGGACGAGGATGAAGTCCGGCGCGCGTACAATCGGGCAAAGTACTGGCCCGAAAGGGTCGCTCTCCTGCAAACATGGGCGGACCTGCTGGACGAGTTTCGGCAGCCCGTTCGGAAAGCCGCGTGA
- a CDS encoding arsenate reductase ArsC yields the protein MRELPSSVLFACSHNSVRSPMAEALAKRLYGQAVFIDSVGVRADEVDGFAVAALDELGIDVHRHHAKTFEDVDASSFDLIVTLSPEAHHRALETTRGTAATVEYWPVADPTAVEGSREARLAAYRGVRDQILSRLKSRFGAPSGPSL from the coding sequence ATGAGGGAGCTTCCGTCGAGCGTGCTGTTCGCCTGCAGCCACAACTCGGTGCGCTCGCCGATGGCCGAGGCGCTGGCCAAGCGGCTCTATGGCCAGGCGGTCTTCATCGACTCCGTCGGCGTGCGCGCCGACGAGGTCGACGGCTTCGCGGTCGCCGCCCTCGACGAACTCGGCATCGACGTCCACCGCCATCACGCCAAGACCTTCGAGGACGTCGATGCATCGTCCTTCGATCTCATCGTCACGCTGTCGCCCGAGGCGCACCACCGCGCGCTGGAGACGACGCGCGGAACGGCGGCCACGGTCGAGTATTGGCCGGTCGCGGACCCAACCGCGGTCGAGGGTTCGCGCGAGGCCCGGCTCGCCGCCTACCGCGGCGTACGGGACCAGATCCTGTCGCGGCTCAAGTCGCGCTTCGGCGCGCCATCCGGGCCCTCGCTCTGA
- the dcd gene encoding dCTP deaminase translates to MILSDQTIASCLDSGKIQVTPEVDPRDIRPTGIRLHLADEILIPYEGKTVDCTSTADDLFQSTTIPAAGFLMKSGMFVLGSTVERVKVDRNIVCHLEGRSTIARLGLMIHCSSGLLDGNHDEPRATTLELVNLGKFDLLLRSGMPIAEVLFSELSAPIGQSSQSQYRGQGKAMPPNLRFKTK, encoded by the coding sequence ATGATTCTCTCGGATCAAACGATTGCGAGCTGCCTGGACTCAGGAAAGATTCAGGTCACCCCGGAAGTCGACCCACGAGACATACGGCCGACTGGCATTCGGTTGCATCTGGCCGATGAGATCTTGATTCCGTATGAGGGCAAGACCGTCGATTGTACGTCTACCGCCGACGACCTCTTTCAAAGTACGACAATCCCGGCAGCCGGCTTTCTTATGAAGAGCGGTATGTTTGTCCTGGGCTCCACTGTAGAGAGAGTGAAGGTTGACCGAAATATTGTGTGTCACTTGGAGGGGCGAAGCACAATCGCCCGGCTCGGTCTGATGATTCATTGCTCATCAGGGCTACTGGACGGGAATCACGACGAGCCACGAGCAACAACATTGGAGCTGGTGAATCTCGGAAAATTTGACTTGCTACTTCGGAGCGGCATGCCGATCGCAGAGGTCCTCTTCAGCGAACTATCCGCGCCGATAGGACAGAGCAGTCAATCCCAGTACCGGGGACAAGGCAAAGCGATGCCACCGAATCTCCGTTTCAAGACGAAATAG
- the yacG gene encoding DNA gyrase inhibitor YacG: protein MPPPDRTAPPLRAVRTEARCPVCGKPADPQKYQPFCSKRCADIDLGRWLKEGYRMPTDEMPEEGEPSVPGRPTGQGG, encoded by the coding sequence ATGCCACCGCCCGATCGAACCGCGCCGCCGCTGCGCGCCGTGCGCACCGAGGCCCGTTGCCCGGTGTGCGGCAAGCCGGCCGATCCGCAAAAGTACCAGCCGTTCTGCTCCAAGCGTTGCGCCGACATCGATCTCGGCCGCTGGCTGAAGGAAGGCTATCGCATGCCGACCGACGAGATGCCGGAGGAGGGCGAACCGTCGGTTCCCGGCCGACCAACTGGACAGGGCGGCTGA
- a CDS encoding ATP phosphoribosyltransferase codes for MEARPSGRIARERRAFVLETVVPEANEKLVLALPKGRIFGEAAPLLAAANIEPEQAFADPHSRQLRFTTNHADLDIIRVRSFDVATFVAFGAAHLGIAGADVLMEFDYPEIYAPIDLGIGRCRLAVAEPAEMAGSDDPRRWSHVRIATKYPEVTRRHFAARGVQAECVKLSGAMELAPSLGLSHRIVDLVDSGRTLRDNGLVEIEHIADVTSRFIVNRAALKTRPERIGHWVDCFREVSRAA; via the coding sequence ATGGAAGCCCGCCCATCCGGTCGAATAGCCCGCGAAAGGCGGGCGTTCGTATTGGAGACGGTCGTGCCGGAAGCCAATGAGAAGCTCGTTCTCGCCCTGCCCAAGGGCCGCATCTTCGGTGAGGCGGCGCCCCTGCTGGCGGCCGCCAACATCGAGCCGGAGCAGGCCTTCGCCGATCCCCACTCGCGCCAGCTGCGTTTCACGACCAACCACGCCGACCTCGACATCATCCGCGTGCGTTCCTTCGACGTCGCCACCTTCGTCGCCTTCGGCGCCGCCCACCTCGGCATCGCCGGCGCCGACGTGCTGATGGAGTTCGACTATCCCGAGATCTACGCGCCGATCGACCTCGGCATCGGCCGCTGCCGGCTTGCCGTCGCCGAACCGGCGGAGATGGCGGGCAGCGACGATCCCCGGAGATGGAGCCACGTGCGCATAGCCACCAAGTATCCCGAGGTGACACGCCGCCACTTCGCCGCGCGCGGCGTGCAAGCCGAGTGCGTCAAGCTGTCGGGCGCCATGGAGCTCGCGCCGTCGCTCGGGCTCAGCCACCGCATCGTCGATCTCGTCGATTCAGGCCGCACGCTCCGCGACAACGGGCTGGTCGAGATCGAGCACATCGCCGACGTCACCTCGCGCTTCATCGTCAATCGCGCCGCGCTCAAGACCCGGCCCGAGCGCATCGGCCACTGGGTCGATTGCTTCCGAGAGGTCAGCCGTGCCGCCTGA
- the murA gene encoding UDP-N-acetylglucosamine 1-carboxyvinyltransferase → MDRIRIRGGRQLKGEIQVSGSKNACLPLMVAAMLTDKPLTLKNVPRLADITTMIHLLQQHGVEVQAAPGENGHSHGTTLTLRAGKIASTTAPYDIVRKMRASVLVLGPLVAREGEARVSLPGGCAIGARPVDLHIAGLKAMGAQIDIDGGYLVARAPDGLKGARYTFPKVSVGATENLMMAAALARGTTVLANAAREPEIVDLAECLAKMGVPIQGVGTETLTIEGVEQLRAATHAVIPDRIETGTYAMAIAMTAGDVELVGGRLDLMEAAAQSLRAAGVVLDKTNRGFRVSRANGLHGVDVMTEPYPGFPTDLQAQMMALMTRAEGASMITETIFESRFMHVPELMRMGANVTIHHESALVRGVPKLRGAEVMATDLRASVSLAIAGLVAEGETTLHRVYHLDRGYERLEEKLAACGADIERVKG, encoded by the coding sequence ATGGATCGCATCAGGATCAGGGGCGGCCGCCAGCTCAAGGGCGAAATCCAGGTTTCCGGCTCCAAGAACGCCTGCCTGCCGCTGATGGTGGCGGCGATGCTGACCGACAAGCCGCTCACCCTGAAGAACGTGCCGCGGCTCGCCGACATCACGACCATGATCCATTTGCTGCAGCAGCACGGCGTGGAGGTGCAGGCCGCGCCCGGCGAGAACGGTCACAGCCACGGCACGACGCTGACGCTACGCGCCGGCAAGATCGCCTCGACGACGGCGCCCTACGACATCGTGCGCAAGATGCGCGCCTCGGTGCTGGTGCTGGGCCCGCTCGTCGCGCGCGAGGGCGAGGCGCGGGTCTCGCTGCCGGGCGGCTGCGCCATTGGCGCGCGGCCGGTCGATCTGCACATCGCCGGGCTGAAGGCGATGGGCGCGCAGATCGACATCGACGGCGGTTATCTCGTCGCCCGGGCGCCGGACGGTCTGAAAGGCGCGCGCTACACCTTCCCGAAAGTGTCGGTCGGCGCCACGGAGAACCTGATGATGGCGGCGGCGCTCGCCAGGGGAACGACGGTGCTCGCCAACGCCGCGCGCGAGCCCGAGATCGTCGACCTTGCCGAGTGCCTGGCGAAGATGGGCGTGCCGATCCAGGGCGTCGGCACCGAGACTTTGACCATCGAGGGCGTCGAGCAGCTCCGCGCGGCGACCCACGCCGTCATTCCCGACCGCATCGAGACCGGCACCTATGCCATGGCGATCGCCATGACGGCGGGCGACGTCGAGCTGGTCGGCGGCCGGCTCGACCTTATGGAAGCGGCGGCGCAGAGCCTTCGGGCGGCGGGCGTCGTGCTCGACAAGACCAACCGCGGCTTCCGCGTGTCGCGGGCCAACGGCCTGCACGGCGTCGACGTGATGACCGAGCCCTATCCCGGCTTTCCCACCGACCTGCAGGCGCAGATGATGGCGCTGATGACGCGGGCCGAGGGTGCTTCGATGATCACCGAGACGATCTTCGAAAGCCGCTTCATGCACGTGCCCGAGCTGATGCGCATGGGCGCCAACGTCACCATCCACCACGAATCGGCGCTGGTGCGCGGTGTCCCCAAGCTGCGCGGCGCCGAGGTGATGGCTACCGACCTGCGCGCCTCGGTGTCGCTCGCCATCGCCGGCCTCGTCGCCGAGGGCGAGACCACCCTGCACCGCGTCTATCACCTCGACCGCGGCTACGAGCGGCTGGAGGAGAAGCTCGCCGCGTGCGGCGCCGACATCGAGCGGGTGAAGGGCTGA
- the maf gene encoding septum formation protein Maf, with translation MREPLILASASPRRLDLLRQIGVEPAAIDPAEIDETPRPGELPRAYALRMAEAKLAAVAPRHPGKLVLAADSVVAVGRRILPKADDEAQARACLALLSGRRHRVLGGVAVAGADGRRRTRLVETVVRFKRLEPAETEAYVAAGEWRGKAGGYAIQGRAAAFASFVSGSYSNVVGLPLFETAQLLRALGGS, from the coding sequence TTGCGCGAGCCTCTGATCCTCGCGTCAGCTTCGCCGCGCCGGCTCGATCTGCTGCGCCAGATCGGCGTCGAGCCCGCCGCCATCGATCCCGCCGAAATCGACGAGACGCCCCGTCCGGGCGAGCTTCCGCGCGCCTATGCGCTGCGCATGGCCGAAGCCAAGCTCGCCGCGGTGGCGCCGCGCCATCCCGGCAAGCTGGTCCTTGCGGCGGACAGCGTCGTCGCCGTCGGCCGGCGCATCCTGCCCAAGGCCGACGACGAGGCGCAGGCGAGGGCCTGCCTGGCGCTGCTCTCCGGCCGTCGCCATCGCGTGCTGGGTGGCGTGGCGGTGGCCGGCGCCGACGGCCGTCGCCGCACCCGGCTGGTCGAGACGGTTGTGCGCTTCAAGCGGCTCGAGCCGGCCGAAACGGAGGCCTACGTCGCCGCCGGCGAATGGCGCGGCAAGGCGGGCGGCTACGCCATCCAGGGCCGCGCCGCCGCCTTCGCGTCGTTCGTGTCGGGTTCCTACAGCAACGTGGTCGGCCTGCCGCTGTTCGAGACCGCGCAGCTCTTGCGCGCGTTGGGCGGATCGTGA
- a CDS encoding UPF0262 family protein codes for MPQRRRIIDITLDEESVARRSAEVEHERAVALFDLLEENEFALVGGEHGPYKLHVGVFENRLVFGVHTADGRKLRDIVLSLTPLRKVVKDYFLVCESYYAAIKRLGPSQIEALDMGRRGLHNEGSELLRERLKGKIEVDHDTARRLFTLICALHIKL; via the coding sequence ATGCCGCAGCGGCGCCGCATCATCGACATCACGCTCGACGAGGAATCGGTCGCGCGGCGCAGCGCGGAGGTCGAGCACGAGCGGGCGGTGGCGCTGTTCGACCTGCTGGAGGAGAACGAGTTCGCGCTGGTCGGCGGCGAGCATGGCCCCTACAAGCTGCATGTCGGCGTCTTCGAGAACCGCCTGGTGTTCGGCGTGCACACCGCCGACGGGCGAAAGCTGCGCGACATCGTCCTGTCGCTGACGCCCCTGCGCAAGGTGGTGAAGGACTATTTCCTGGTCTGCGAGAGCTACTACGCGGCGATCAAGAGGCTTGGGCCGTCGCAGATCGAGGCGCTCGACATGGGGCGGCGCGGCCTGCACAACGAGGGTTCGGAGCTGCTGCGCGAGCGGCTCAAGGGCAAGATCGAGGTCGACCACGACACGGCCCGGCGCCTGTTCACGCTGATCTGCGCGCTGCACATCAAGCTATGA
- a CDS encoding ribonuclease E/G, translated as MTRIDRLICHVMPRAFVLALVADGRLVELQVARRDRPSRADGIFLGRLERVMPELDGAFVDIGIGRSGFLRADDRAGLDGWPPPGAPVLVQVRHDNEGSDKGPRLSMNLAVTGRYLVYHPLGSGVGFSRRIEGEAERERLAGHAQGLLEGGVVLRTAAAGAPAALLQADARQIMERWERVRRHALDVPPPADITARMPGERDPVARALRDHGAALEEVIVDDRAMARSLQDEMDRRQERIRVRWHNGPMPVFDIDDVSGQVETALARRIALESGVEVLFEPGETLTAIDVDSAGAGGRQGRAPRRPVEVNLEAAPAIAHQLRLRNIAGAVVIDFVNMRSAYDRDKVQASLAEAVKDDPVPTQLYGFTRLGLFELTRARRGPVLAAELDALERAGTDEASTDG; from the coding sequence GTGACCCGTATCGACCGCCTGATCTGCCACGTCATGCCGCGCGCCTTCGTGCTTGCGCTGGTGGCGGACGGCCGCCTGGTCGAACTGCAGGTGGCGCGGCGCGACCGGCCCTCGCGCGCCGACGGCATCTTCCTCGGCCGGCTCGAGCGGGTGATGCCGGAACTGGACGGCGCCTTCGTCGATATCGGCATCGGCCGCTCGGGCTTCCTGCGCGCCGACGACCGGGCCGGACTCGACGGTTGGCCGCCGCCCGGCGCGCCCGTCCTCGTGCAGGTGCGCCACGACAACGAGGGCAGCGACAAGGGCCCGCGGCTGTCGATGAACCTGGCCGTCACCGGCCGCTACCTCGTCTACCATCCGCTGGGCTCCGGCGTCGGCTTCTCGCGCCGTATCGAGGGCGAGGCCGAGCGCGAGCGCCTGGCGGGCCACGCGCAGGGACTGCTCGAAGGCGGCGTCGTGCTGCGCACCGCCGCTGCCGGCGCGCCGGCGGCGCTGCTGCAGGCCGACGCCCGGCAGATCATGGAGCGCTGGGAGCGGGTGCGCCGCCACGCGCTCGACGTGCCGCCGCCGGCCGACATCACCGCCCGCATGCCGGGTGAGCGCGATCCGGTCGCGCGGGCGTTGCGCGACCACGGCGCGGCGCTCGAGGAGGTGATCGTCGACGATCGGGCGATGGCGCGTTCGCTGCAGGACGAGATGGATCGCCGGCAGGAGCGCATCCGCGTGCGCTGGCACAACGGCCCGATGCCGGTGTTCGACATCGACGACGTGAGCGGCCAGGTCGAGACGGCGCTGGCGCGCCGCATCGCGCTCGAGAGCGGCGTCGAGGTTCTGTTCGAGCCGGGCGAGACGCTGACGGCGATCGACGTCGACAGCGCCGGAGCCGGCGGCCGCCAGGGCCGCGCGCCGCGCCGCCCGGTCGAGGTCAACCTCGAGGCGGCGCCGGCCATCGCCCACCAGCTCCGGCTGCGCAACATCGCCGGCGCCGTCGTGATCGACTTCGTCAACATGCGCAGCGCTTACGACCGCGACAAGGTGCAGGCGAGCCTCGCCGAGGCGGTCAAGGACGATCCCGTGCCGACCCAGCTCTACGGCTTCACCCGGCTCGGCCTGTTCGAGCTGACCCGGGCGCGGCGCGGTCCGGTCCTGGCCGCCGAGCTCGATGCCCTGGAGCGTGCCGGCACCGACGAAGCCTCCACCGACGGCTGA